The proteins below are encoded in one region of Mauremys reevesii isolate NIE-2019 linkage group 15, ASM1616193v1, whole genome shotgun sequence:
- the LOC120383891 gene encoding E3 ubiquitin-protein ligase TRIM7-like isoform X1 gives MAAVQKLQDEATCSICLEYFKAPVSIHCGHNFCRACINQCWGESEPNFSCPQCRDTAQQRNFRPNRELANMVELVKQLKLQAGKEPGGERVCEKHKEPLKLFCEEEQSPICVVCDRSKAHRDHPVIPIEEAAQEYKEQIWTQLQTLKEEREKLLKYRQAEEGKSQEYLAKTDAERRKIMSEIRQLRQFLEEQERLLLAQLGGLEKEIVKLQNENVTKLSAEISRLSELISEMEGKCQQPASEFLQDIRSILSRCEKGKAQAVGESPSKLEKRIGDFSEKRIVLEMSLRKFKDTLVFELEVEGSQFLAKEMENLGEKVNVTLDPDTAHPKLILSEDWKHVKYGSAQQDLPHNPKRFDSSLCVLGCEGFTSGRCYWELEVGKEGGWAVGVAKESVKRKEPVKYSPEGGICAVALRRGEYCALTSPEEIPLSLSWVPQRIQVSLDYEEGQVAFFDADHKSLIFRYLMASFTEERVFPFFWVVGKMSWLRLAPSEMRFQSHVSNRHFPQKGHNHVRVAPPGILHSAEGMSSTELNLAAASAERAIPASGNSRPSTFQQGKPKPNTYHLRRRAHRNPVRATYPVRGTEPHSAQAATPQPTNFYSWPDFLKRYK, from the exons ATGGCCGCTGTGCAAAAACTCCAGGATGAAGCCACGTGTTCCATCTGCCTGGAGTATTTCAAAGCCCCGGTGTCTATCCACTGCGGGCACAACTTCTGCCGGGCCTGCATCAACCAGTGCTGGGGGGAGTCGGAGCCAAACTTCTCCTGCCCCCAGTGCAGAGACACCGCCCAGCAGAGAAACTTCAGGCCCAACAGGGAGCTGGCGAACATGGTGGAGCTAGTGAAACAGCTGAAGTTACAAGCGGGGAAAGAGCCAGGGGGGGAGCGAGTGTGTGAGAAACACAAGGAGCCTCTGAAACTCTTCTGTGAGGAGGAGCAAAGCCCCATCTGCGTGGTGTGTGACAGATCCAAGGCTCACCGAGACCACCCTGTGATTCCCATcgaggaggctgcccaggagtacaag GAACAAATCTGGACACAACTGCAGACcctgaaggaagagagagaaaaactccTCAAATACAGACAGGCCGAGGAGGGGAAAAGCCAGGAATACCTG GCGAAGACAGATGCTGAGAGACGGAAAATAATGTCTGAAATTCGTCAATTGCgccagttcctggaggaacaagagcgactcctgctggcccaaTTGGGAGGCCTGGAGAAGGAGATTGTGAAGCTGCAGAATGAAAATGTCACCAAACTCTCAGCAGAGATTTCCCGTCTCAGCGAGCTGATCAGTGAGATGGAGGGGAAGTGCCAGCagccagcgagtgaattcctgcag GATATCAGAAGCATCTTGAGCAG GTGTGAGAAAGGGAAGGCCCAGGCAGTGGGGGAGAGTCCTTCCAAGCTGGAAAAGAGAATTGGTGATTTCTCTGAGAAAAGGATTGTTCTGGAGATGAGTCTGAGGAAATTCAAag ACACGCTGGTATTTGAGCTGGAGGTGGAAGGGAGTCAATTTTTGGCAAAGGAGATGGAAAACTTAGGTGAAAAGG tgaatgtgactctggatccagacacggctcatcccaaaCTCATCCTGTCTGAGGACTGGAAACATGTGAAATATGGATCtgcccagcaggatctgccccacAATCCCAAGAGATTTGATTCTTCTCTCTgcgtgctgggctgtgagggattcacctcggggagatGTTACTGGGAGCTGGAGGTGggcaaagagggaggctgggccgTGGGGGTAGCCAAAGAGTCAGTGAAGAGGAAGGAACCGGTCAAATATAGCCCTGAGGGAGGGATCTGCGCTGTAGCTCTGCGCAGAGGTGAGTACTGTGCACTCACCTCGCCTGAAGAAATCCCCCTGTCTCTGAGCTGGGTACCCCAGAGGATCCAGGTTTCTCTAGACTATGAAGAGGGGCAGGTGGCATTTTTCGATGCTGATCACAAGTCCCTCATCTTCCGCTACCTGATGGCCTCTTTCACTGAGGAGAGAGTCTTCCCTTTTTTCTGGGTGGTGGGAAAGATGTCCTGGCTCAGACTGGCTCCTTCAGAAATGAGGTTTCAAAGCCACGTCTCCAACCGTCATTTCCCCCAAAAAGGTCACAATCACGTCCGCGTCGCACCCCCAGGGATTCTCCACAGTGCAGAAGGAATGAGCAGCACTGAACTAAACCTAGCCGCTGCCTCAGCAGAGCGTGCAATTCCCGCCTCCGGCAACTCTCGGCCCAGTACCTTCCAGCAAGGGAAACCGAAGCCAAACACTTATCACCTGCGCAGGCGGGCCCACCGCAATCCAGTCCGTGCCACCTATCCTGTAAGGGGAACAGAGCCCCATTCGGCCCAGGcagccaccccccagcccacAAATTTTTATTCCTGGCCCGACTTCCTGAAAAGATATAAATAG
- the LOC120383891 gene encoding E3 ubiquitin-protein ligase TRIM7-like isoform X2, with protein sequence MSADWKSVRYGDTRHRLSNNPERFDSEFCLLGCEGFTSGRHCWELEEQIWTQLQTLKEEREKLLKYRQAEEGKSQEYLAKTDAERRKIMSEIRQLRQFLEEQERLLLAQLGGLEKEIVKLQNENVTKLSAEISRLSELISEMEGKCQQPASEFLQDIRSILSRCEKGKAQAVGESPSKLEKRIGDFSEKRIVLEMSLRKFKDTLVFELEVEGSQFLAKEMENLGEKVNVTLDPDTAHPKLILSEDWKHVKYGSAQQDLPHNPKRFDSSLCVLGCEGFTSGRCYWELEVGKEGGWAVGVAKESVKRKEPVKYSPEGGICAVALRRGEYCALTSPEEIPLSLSWVPQRIQVSLDYEEGQVAFFDADHKSLIFRYLMASFTEERVFPFFWVVGKMSWLRLAPSEMRFQSHVSNRHFPQKGHNHVRVAPPGILHSAEGMSSTELNLAAASAERAIPASGNSRPSTFQQGKPKPNTYHLRRRAHRNPVRATYPVRGTEPHSAQAATPQPTNFYSWPDFLKRYK encoded by the exons ATGTCTGCGGATTGGAAAAGCGTGAGATATGGAGACACACGGCATCGACTGtccaacaaccctgagagatttgactctGAGTTCTgtctgctgggctgtgagggattcacctcggggagacattgctgggagttggag GAACAAATCTGGACACAACTGCAGACcctgaaggaagagagagaaaaactccTCAAATACAGACAGGCCGAGGAGGGGAAAAGCCAGGAATACCTG GCGAAGACAGATGCTGAGAGACGGAAAATAATGTCTGAAATTCGTCAATTGCgccagttcctggaggaacaagagcgactcctgctggcccaaTTGGGAGGCCTGGAGAAGGAGATTGTGAAGCTGCAGAATGAAAATGTCACCAAACTCTCAGCAGAGATTTCCCGTCTCAGCGAGCTGATCAGTGAGATGGAGGGGAAGTGCCAGCagccagcgagtgaattcctgcag GATATCAGAAGCATCTTGAGCAG GTGTGAGAAAGGGAAGGCCCAGGCAGTGGGGGAGAGTCCTTCCAAGCTGGAAAAGAGAATTGGTGATTTCTCTGAGAAAAGGATTGTTCTGGAGATGAGTCTGAGGAAATTCAAag ACACGCTGGTATTTGAGCTGGAGGTGGAAGGGAGTCAATTTTTGGCAAAGGAGATGGAAAACTTAGGTGAAAAGG tgaatgtgactctggatccagacacggctcatcccaaaCTCATCCTGTCTGAGGACTGGAAACATGTGAAATATGGATCtgcccagcaggatctgccccacAATCCCAAGAGATTTGATTCTTCTCTCTgcgtgctgggctgtgagggattcacctcggggagatGTTACTGGGAGCTGGAGGTGggcaaagagggaggctgggccgTGGGGGTAGCCAAAGAGTCAGTGAAGAGGAAGGAACCGGTCAAATATAGCCCTGAGGGAGGGATCTGCGCTGTAGCTCTGCGCAGAGGTGAGTACTGTGCACTCACCTCGCCTGAAGAAATCCCCCTGTCTCTGAGCTGGGTACCCCAGAGGATCCAGGTTTCTCTAGACTATGAAGAGGGGCAGGTGGCATTTTTCGATGCTGATCACAAGTCCCTCATCTTCCGCTACCTGATGGCCTCTTTCACTGAGGAGAGAGTCTTCCCTTTTTTCTGGGTGGTGGGAAAGATGTCCTGGCTCAGACTGGCTCCTTCAGAAATGAGGTTTCAAAGCCACGTCTCCAACCGTCATTTCCCCCAAAAAGGTCACAATCACGTCCGCGTCGCACCCCCAGGGATTCTCCACAGTGCAGAAGGAATGAGCAGCACTGAACTAAACCTAGCCGCTGCCTCAGCAGAGCGTGCAATTCCCGCCTCCGGCAACTCTCGGCCCAGTACCTTCCAGCAAGGGAAACCGAAGCCAAACACTTATCACCTGCGCAGGCGGGCCCACCGCAATCCAGTCCGTGCCACCTATCCTGTAAGGGGAACAGAGCCCCATTCGGCCCAGGcagccaccccccagcccacAAATTTTTATTCCTGGCCCGACTTCCTGAAAAGATATAAATAG